Within the Plectropomus leopardus isolate mb chromosome 15, YSFRI_Pleo_2.0, whole genome shotgun sequence genome, the region CCGGCTTTGTTTGGTGCTCCTCCTGACCACGCCTTCCTGCCGGCTCCATCATAAAGCAGCcaggccgtgtgtgtgtgcaccagtTGAGCTCGAGTCAGCGCGGACAACAGGTGCACCACAGCCTCCCTCCACCTCGCTGTTGGATAATGCCCGCAGAGCGCCGCTCGTCGCTTTGCACAGGGCTTCCTCGTCTGCACTTTGAACATTTGCACGTTTTTGTATCCTGATCACTTCCAGCCACACAAAATGCCTTTTCCGCCTATCAGCCTCCAGCAGCGAATCTCCTCTCCTGGCAGGGAACTATTCGGGAAAAAGAAAGCCAACGGAGTGCCTCCTCACACTGAGCTCACCAGCAAATCCGGCGGAGAGAAAGCGGTGTCCGAAAAGGAGAAACAGTCCACATCTTGGACATCGGCGAATTTAAGGAATTTAGGGCGAAAAGCCCATCAGGAGAAGAGTAAAAGCTCAGCTCAGAAGGCGAGTAGCGGCCGGGAGACGCAGGGAAAATGCTCCTGGCTGTCGGTATCCAAACCTCAGGACTCATCTGAAGGAGTCAGGCGCTCTAGCTCTATGGACTCCGCCAGACACCTCCAAGGCAAGGAGGAAGGGAAGAAGGAGATTCAGTTTACCCTCAGCCTCACCCCCGAAGCCATTCTTGTCATCCAAAAACGAAATCTAGAAAAGCAAATGATGGCAAAGCAGCAGAAATGCTGCGCCTCCGCGGACTTTAGGCACAGGCGCGTATTTCCATCCAAAAAGGCGCACGGAGCGTCCAAGGGCTGCGCTCCTGTCGCCAAAGTGGAAAGCGCCGAGCAGGACATCACCGCCATTGTTAAAATATCTCTTTTGAATGATCAATACAAGTACGACGATGTGGAGTAtgaagaggaggatggagaCGTGGATGAGACTGTTGTGAGGAAATGTAAAGAGTGGCTCAAAGGGGTCGAAAACGCCGCCGCTTTGGGGAAAGTCGACAAACTTTCTGCACTCCCGCACCTTAAAGGCTGCTGACACCTGACTTtggacttttctttttgttttagacAGCTGACTGAAGAGACGATGGACTCTGAAATGTATGCACCGATGCTGCCCTGCTACAATGGCATTTTAAATTTGAGTCTTGTGAATTAGCCTAATTGTTTGCAAATGAGAGGAGAAAATCCACTCAAGAGAAATGTCGATTTGTTACGGAGATATTCACTAAAATAGGTATCATGTCACTTAAAACATACCCTTATTGAAGAAATTTGAAATATGAATTGCATTGGAATAAGAGGAAATTTGGCATCAATTTGCCTCCaccaaaataagattttaaagcCTAATTGCAGCCACGGTGCTTCTTATGGCTCACAGGGATGTTGCTTTGCCTGCTCAATGTTTTGTTGAAGTCTGAACTGAATACCTTAATATTCTCGTTCTTTGCAcatggtttttgttttcagtgggGCGCCTGTGGATTGGCAGAGGGGTTTGCGTAAAGCGACGCGAAACCGCTCCTTTGTGTTGGAGAACAATACGCTGTCAACAACAGGGCTCTGTATGCGCCTGCTGCTGAAACCAAACTGgactgtttatttttcctctaatAAGAGGGTTATATCCTTTGTAGGAATTTATCAGCGATGTAcagtatttaatatttactaAATGTTTGTACTGTTTACTCAGCTGATGATTTGATGCCATTTGaagtaaaaacaatgtttgttttttaaattatgcagGTGTCACTGACCTTTTTAAAGCTGATTTGTGTTGTGCCTCTTGAATAATTCTGTTACATGATGCTGATTTGCAGTCATTTAGATTTCTTTTACACTTCTGGCACATTCCCAGACTGTATTTTAAAGGctcttttgttttcactgtacCTACCTGAGGCCATTTGGGCATTAGTGTTCTAAGCTTCTTAGATTTCCTGTTAAGCAGGGTTGACCAGTGTGCTGTGGGGCCCATGTGCATGATCCCTGCAGGAAATTACCTCCAGTCTGCTTTTTATACCAAACATAACAATGCATGTAGCTACTAAAGATAAATAGTGTTGGTACCAAACATCTGGGAAATTATTTCACCCAAAGTGCCAAAAGAGCTATATGATTTGCAGCAGAGGTTTGAATTAAGAGCTTAATCCTGACATTCCCACACTCACACTGAGCTACAAAGACTCATGTTTAAATTCTGTAATGGACTTCATGTGCTGCTCAGGGAGAAACAGCTGGTCAGGGACCTTCTGAGAGCTTAGAAACAAACCACGACTGTTTTTAgcaaaatacaataaaccaGAGTTACAGAGAAATTAAGCCATAAAGACATGTTTGGCCTCTTTGTTGGTTCTCTTCAGCTGCCTATTGTATTGATCGTTAAACCAGTCAAGGGAAACTGAGGGAAACACACCAGCCTTTTGcacaaattaaaggaatacttcaccctcaAAATGACCATTAGAAAATCAgttagtcatgctgtgttaccttgagtttgtgaagaaaagtttgtttttcttgtattccTCCACATAAAATAGTGAACATATGGATTAATTGATTGACTGGGATCTTTGTTCAACAACATCAAAagtcagcccattctcatttgAAACTGGACAAATACCACCACTTGGTAACAATGTGATATAGGGGCTGGAAGCTCCTAAAAGG harbors:
- the prr18 gene encoding proline-rich protein 18 produces the protein MPFPPISLQQRISSPGRELFGKKKANGVPPHTELTSKSGGEKAVSEKEKQSTSWTSANLRNLGRKAHQEKSKSSAQKASSGRETQGKCSWLSVSKPQDSSEGVRRSSSMDSARHLQGKEEGKKEIQFTLSLTPEAILVIQKRNLEKQMMAKQQKCCASADFRHRRVFPSKKAHGASKGCAPVAKVESAEQDITAIVKISLLNDQYKYDDVEYEEEDGDVDETVVRKCKEWLKGVENAAALGKVDKLSALPHLKGC